ATCGCCACTCTTAGAGAAATTAAGGCAACAATAATTAACCCAAGCGTTGTGAAAGTGCGCCAATATTTGCTAGTAAAAACAGGGTTGGTTTTTGCTTGAGATGCCGCATTAGAAATAGTTAAAGTTTCTACCTTTGCCAAATCTTGGATATAAGACTGGCCAGCATTGAGAATAAAACGCTCATTTTCATTCTCACTTTGCAAATTAGCAGTGACTTTTACCCCTGGTTTAATATCAGCTTCTGCCCGTAAATTGCGAATTGTGCGAATAGTATTAATTAACAATTCAAACTGTGCTTCTAAAGCTTGATCAATTAATTTATCATCCGCTTCTGGATAATTTTGTAAAGCTAAAATCTGGGGATTTTCTGCCGGTTGCTGAGTGAGCGTTTGCCAAATTTCTTCAGTGATATGAGGCATTAAGGGATGAAGTAGTTTTAAAATCCCTTCCAATATATAAGCAAGAATTTGTTGGGCTACTTGGCGAGATGCGGGGTCTGCATCTTTCTGTAATCTGGATTTTACTAATTCAATATACCAGTCACAGAAATCACCCCAAATAAACTCATAAAGTCCTTTTGCTGCTTCGCCTAAACCATAATTATCGATGTAATTAGTGGTTTGTTTAACTACTTGATGATAACGGGAAAGAATCCATTTATCACTGAGTTCTGTAGGTTCAGGTTTACCTAATTGGGCTGGAGTTTGCCCATCCAAATTCATCATTACAAATCTGGCAGCATTCCATAACTTATTAGCAAAGTTACGAGATGCTTCTACAGATGTGGATTCATCTTTTTTACGGTCATATTCTAGACGAATATCTTGACCAGCGCCTGCTACTTCTTTAATTAAGGTATAGCGGAGGGCATCAGTACCATATTTGTCAATTAGCAATAATGGGTCAATGCCATTATTTGCTGATTTCGACATTTTCTTATTATTTTCATCCCTGACCAAGCCGTGAATGTAAACAGTTTTAAACGGCATTTGTCCGGTGAAATGTCCCGCCATCATCGTCATTCTTGCAACCCAGAAAAAGATGATATCAAAACCTGTAACTAAGGTGGCGTTGGGGTAGTAAGTTGCTAAATCTGGGGTTTGTTCTGGCCAGCCGAGAGTAGAGAAAGGCCATAAACCAGAAGAAAACCAAGTATCTAAAACATCGGGGTCTTGTTCTAATTGGACATTTTCCCCAAATTGTGATTTGGCTTTTTCCCAAGCTTCCGTTTCCGTTCGCGCTACAATATGGGGTGTTGAGTCAGTGATTTGTCCGCCGGTTTCGCTGACAGCGTACCAAGCGGGGATTTGATGACCCCACCAAAGTTGACGGGAAATACACCAGTCACGCAGATTTACTAACCAATCACGATAAACCTTAGTCCAGCGTTGGGGGACAAACTCAGGGGAATTTTGCTGGTCGAGGAATTCGAGAGTTTTGTCAGCAAGAGGGCGAATTTTGACAAACCACTGGGTAGAAAGGAGAGGTTCAACGGGGACTTTTCCGCGATCGCTATAAGGTACTGTATGTTTATAATCTTCTATCTTCACCAAAACCCCATCTGCTTCTAGGCGAGAAATCACATTTTTCCTAGCTACAAAGCGGTCTTGTCCTTGAAACTCCCCAGCATTTTCGTTCAGAGTGCCGTCTTTATTCATAATATTGATAAACGGCAAATCATGACGTTTACCCATTTCAAAATCATTGGGGTCATGGGCTGGAGTTACTTTCACGCAACCCGTACCGAAAGCAGGGTCAACCAATTCATCACCAATAATCGGGATTTCTCGGTTCATAATTGGCAAAGTCAGGGTTTTACCAATTAAATGTTTATACCGTTCGTCTTCGGGGTTAACCGCAACTGCTGTATCACCCAACATCGTTTCTGGTCGAGTTGTCGCCACTTCTACAAAACCAGAACCGTCACTCAGAGGATAGCGGAAGTGCCAAAGATTACCATTTACCTCTTTTGGTTCCACTTCCAAATCAGACACCGCAGACCCAGAAGCGGGACACCAGTTAACCAAATAATTACCGCGATAAATCAGCCCTTCCTCATACAGGCGGATAAATGCTTCTAAAACAGCTTTCGATAAACCTTCATCTAAAGTGAAGCGTTCCCGCGTCCAGTCAACCGAAACACCCAAACGGCGCAGCTGATTAACAATTGTACCCCCAGATTCAGCTTTCCATTGCCAAGCCCGTTCTAGGAATTTTTCGCGTCCCAAATCATTGCGAGTTTTACCTTCAGCTTTGAGTTGCTTTTCGAGAATGGTTTGTACAGCAATACTGGCGTGGTCAGTTCCGGGTAGCCAGAGGGTATTGCGTCCTTTCATGCGATGGTAGCGCACGAGGGTATCAATCAAGGCACTTTCAAAGGCGTGACCCATATGCAAACTGCCGGTCACGTTTGGGGGAGGAATAACGATACAGTAGGGTTCGCCCTTGTGGTTGGGGTCAGCTTTGTAGACTTGGTTGTCTTCCCAGAATTTTTGCCATTTGGCTTCTGTGGAGAAGGGTTCGTAGAGACTGGGGAGATTGGGAATAGTTGCGGTCATGCTGGGAATAATCAGTTTTTTAGGACTCTGATCAATTTTGCCACAGGGTTGGAGGGGATTTGATGCAAAGGTGGCATAGAAGGTGATTGTCTGTTTGTGTTGATCATGATTGAATTGTCACAAACTGCAAAGTACGCAAATATTTTTTTGCTTGTTTAACTATAGAAGTTTTATCACCACGCACGGAAACAATAGATAGACGTGGAAAACTTGTTGATTAGAAAAATTCAACAAGTTTACGGGAGATCAAGTACCTTACCTCAAACTTTATTCAACCAGACATACATTTGCTACTTGGGCGATCGCCACCGGGTCAACACCGAATAAAGTTGCTTACTGGTTGGGCGATGATGTTCAAACCGTTCTGATCTACTACTGTCACCCAGAAATCAGCAAGTCTGATTGTCCAGATTTTTAACTACTCACTTTCTACTCACTTTCTACTCAGACTACTCATTTACTACTCAAGAAAGTCCTGAAACAGCCATATATCAATGAGGTGGAATTTCTAAAGGAATATTTCCTAACAGTCCTTTGCGAAAATCGGTGATGAGAGTTCTAGCAGCGCGTTCTACATCTCCTTTATAACGATGTTCTGCTAAGACTTGCAAATATGCTTCCCCAGTGTGAATGATAGAATCAACTTCGTAGCGTGAAAGTAATGGGTGCGGTGGTAACAAATGAGGATGTGTTTCTTGCAGTTCATTTAAGATATCTACAAAAGCTGCGGCTACCAATTGATTGTCATAAGATGCTTCACCAATATCATCACAAATCGCTAATTTTACTGCTGCGGCTTGATTTTCTAGTCTAGAGGGAATAACACCAGGCGCATCCAGTAATTGCAACTGTTCAGAAATTCGCACCCAACGCAGTTGACGAGTCACAC
This genomic interval from Anabaena sphaerica FACHB-251 contains the following:
- a CDS encoding valine--tRNA ligase, with protein sequence MTATIPNLPSLYEPFSTEAKWQKFWEDNQVYKADPNHKGEPYCIVIPPPNVTGSLHMGHAFESALIDTLVRYHRMKGRNTLWLPGTDHASIAVQTILEKQLKAEGKTRNDLGREKFLERAWQWKAESGGTIVNQLRRLGVSVDWTRERFTLDEGLSKAVLEAFIRLYEEGLIYRGNYLVNWCPASGSAVSDLEVEPKEVNGNLWHFRYPLSDGSGFVEVATTRPETMLGDTAVAVNPEDERYKHLIGKTLTLPIMNREIPIIGDELVDPAFGTGCVKVTPAHDPNDFEMGKRHDLPFINIMNKDGTLNENAGEFQGQDRFVARKNVISRLEADGVLVKIEDYKHTVPYSDRGKVPVEPLLSTQWFVKIRPLADKTLEFLDQQNSPEFVPQRWTKVYRDWLVNLRDWCISRQLWWGHQIPAWYAVSETGGQITDSTPHIVARTETEAWEKAKSQFGENVQLEQDPDVLDTWFSSGLWPFSTLGWPEQTPDLATYYPNATLVTGFDIIFFWVARMTMMAGHFTGQMPFKTVYIHGLVRDENNKKMSKSANNGIDPLLLIDKYGTDALRYTLIKEVAGAGQDIRLEYDRKKDESTSVEASRNFANKLWNAARFVMMNLDGQTPAQLGKPEPTELSDKWILSRYHQVVKQTTNYIDNYGLGEAAKGLYEFIWGDFCDWYIELVKSRLQKDADPASRQVAQQILAYILEGILKLLHPLMPHITEEIWQTLTQQPAENPQILALQNYPEADDKLIDQALEAQFELLINTIRTIRNLRAEADIKPGVKVTANLQSENENERFILNAGQSYIQDLAKVETLTISNAASQAKTNPVFTSKYWRTFTTLGLIIVALISLRVAIFVGNTSLRLPIFGTFFETVGLLYAGWFIVRYLLNGKARQELFAKYLPPSEEPTQIQLEPNPEKENSIAGVVGTVQVIIPLTGVVDIDVLRAKLEKSLSKIEAEVKSLSGRLSNSNFVDKAPADVVQTTRDALAEAEKQAEILRDRLSSL